The following proteins are encoded in a genomic region of candidate division WOR-3 bacterium:
- a CDS encoding glycine--tRNA ligase subunit beta yields MNKDLLLELYFEDFPASYLRFFSDEFKTKTECFLKKNNLAFSEISVMYTPRRLALIVRELAVKKPDSEILIKGPSVAVAFEKQLDCHEKTLKNGKPTKALEGFLKKNGAKATELFVDSGEKGIFLFLKKFQEGEKTESILSSWLPEALRTIKFPKTMKWEASGFRFPRPLRNILFIFGEDLIPVEIAGVKSAKTTVISHTRRDDFAKVNPRDYKEALREKKIIADHEERKKTLIELLENKSMQLGGKLIRDEDLIEEVADLVEYPVLVEGRLPEEYMTLPSEIIITALKSHQRDFSIAGKDGSLMLYFLYVADGISERACENAVKGNETIVGSRLEDAYFYFADDTKKPFTSFSEKLSEMTYMRGLGTLQQKTERLKELVLLIKDFCRSEIDIEALKRASELCKCDMATAMIRDGKEFTSLQGVIGSYYALKSGESEKTAEIIRNHLLEISDPVFSDESQILGMADKMDHLCGFISILGIPKGSADPYGLRKSANLIIQISLDRSWHIDFEGLLKRNLGLYANQGLAENTEDTFKKVCEYFSSRIERALRDRGIRYDIADAAIAVSGNDPLKAFEISSALSEYREQKNFIDLVIASKRTERILEDFNFKASVDEGIFESDYERELLHSFKKIKPEVEKFLGVKNYTSAMDRLLDLKKPIDNFFDNVMVNVEDESKMINRKALLSDISNFFKRIADLSKIVIEGEERDRTS; encoded by the coding sequence ATGAATAAAGACCTCTTGCTCGAATTATATTTTGAGGATTTCCCAGCGTCTTACCTAAGATTTTTTTCCGATGAATTCAAGACAAAAACCGAATGTTTTCTCAAAAAAAACAACCTCGCGTTTTCTGAAATTTCTGTTATGTACACTCCGAGACGACTCGCTTTAATAGTCAGGGAACTCGCTGTTAAAAAACCTGACAGCGAAATTTTAATAAAAGGACCTTCCGTCGCGGTAGCGTTCGAGAAACAACTTGACTGCCATGAAAAGACATTGAAAAACGGCAAACCGACAAAAGCCCTTGAAGGATTTCTCAAAAAAAACGGCGCGAAAGCGACTGAACTTTTCGTAGATTCCGGCGAAAAGGGAATATTTTTGTTTCTCAAGAAGTTTCAGGAAGGAGAAAAAACAGAAAGCATCCTTTCGTCTTGGCTCCCCGAAGCTCTCAGAACAATCAAATTCCCAAAGACGATGAAATGGGAAGCGTCCGGTTTTCGCTTCCCCAGGCCGCTCAGAAACATATTGTTCATATTCGGTGAAGATTTGATACCAGTCGAAATTGCCGGAGTGAAATCAGCCAAAACAACAGTAATATCTCACACAAGAAGAGACGATTTCGCAAAAGTCAATCCACGCGACTACAAGGAAGCGCTGAGAGAGAAAAAAATTATCGCCGACCACGAAGAGAGAAAGAAAACACTCATAGAACTGCTTGAAAACAAATCCATGCAATTAGGCGGAAAATTGATAAGAGATGAAGACCTGATCGAGGAAGTCGCCGATCTCGTCGAGTACCCGGTTCTAGTCGAAGGCAGACTGCCGGAAGAATACATGACTTTGCCTTCGGAGATTATCATCACCGCTCTAAAAAGCCATCAAAGGGATTTTTCAATTGCCGGGAAAGACGGTTCTCTTATGCTCTACTTCTTGTATGTAGCCGACGGTATATCGGAAAGAGCTTGTGAAAACGCTGTCAAAGGCAACGAGACAATTGTGGGCTCAAGGCTTGAAGACGCTTATTTTTATTTCGCCGACGATACGAAAAAACCCTTTACCTCCTTTTCCGAAAAACTCTCGGAGATGACTTACATGAGAGGGTTGGGAACTTTACAGCAGAAGACAGAAAGGCTGAAAGAACTTGTCCTACTGATAAAAGACTTCTGCCGGTCTGAAATAGACATCGAAGCCCTTAAAAGAGCTTCTGAACTCTGCAAATGCGACATGGCGACTGCTATGATAAGAGACGGAAAGGAATTCACTTCCCTTCAGGGTGTGATCGGGAGTTATTACGCTCTAAAATCCGGTGAATCTGAAAAAACGGCTGAAATAATCAGAAACCATCTTCTCGAAATTTCAGATCCTGTTTTTTCGGACGAATCACAAATACTTGGCATGGCTGACAAGATGGATCATCTCTGCGGTTTTATTTCAATCCTTGGAATACCGAAGGGTTCAGCTGATCCCTACGGTTTGAGAAAATCCGCGAATTTGATAATTCAAATCTCCTTGGACAGAAGCTGGCATATAGACTTTGAAGGTTTACTGAAGAGAAATCTCGGTCTTTACGCGAATCAGGGGCTGGCGGAAAATACGGAAGATACTTTCAAAAAGGTCTGCGAATATTTTTCATCGCGTATAGAGAGAGCACTGAGAGACCGAGGAATAAGGTACGACATCGCTGACGCGGCAATAGCAGTCTCTGGAAACGACCCCTTGAAGGCTTTTGAAATATCCTCAGCTCTATCGGAGTATAGGGAACAGAAGAACTTCATAGACCTCGTAATCGCCTCGAAAAGAACAGAGAGAATACTCGAAGATTTCAATTTTAAAGCCTCCGTGGACGAAGGGATTTTCGAATCAGATTACGAAAGAGAGCTCTTGCACTCATTCAAAAAGATAAAACCGGAAGTAGAAAAGTTTCTCGGCGTAAAAAATTACACATCGGCAATGGACAGGCTTCTCGATTTAAAAAAACCGATAGACAATTTTTTCGACAACGTGATGGTCAACGTTGAAGACGAATCAAAGATGATAAACAGAAAAGCTCTCTTGTCCGATATATCCAATTTTTTCAAAAGAATAGCCGACCTGAGCAAAATCGTGATAGAGGGAGAAGAAAGGGACAGGACTTCTTAG
- a CDS encoding cupin domain-containing protein, whose amino-acid sequence MDIKILKKAGDQSINNLNAENWPQWSCGIETFDWEYDEDETCIFIEGKVKIQYGDNQEVEIEEGDVVTFPKGLKCTWAVERPVRKLYKLG is encoded by the coding sequence ATGGATATAAAAATACTCAAAAAAGCCGGCGATCAGAGCATAAATAATCTGAACGCAGAAAACTGGCCTCAGTGGTCTTGCGGTATTGAAACTTTCGATTGGGAATACGATGAAGACGAGACCTGCATTTTTATCGAGGGAAAAGTAAAAATCCAATACGGAGACAACCAGGAAGTCGAAATTGAAGAAGGAGACGTCGTTACATTCCCCAAAGGCCTTAAGTGCACATGGGCTGTAGAAAGACCGGTCCGTAAACTATACAAACTCGGATAA
- a CDS encoding HPr family phosphocarrier protein, with translation MRKVLKIVNKLGIHARPAAVLVKIANAYDCDVFFEKDGMRVNGKSVLDLMILAAPKGTEISVETVGEGEKECMGEIEEIFARGFDEEIE, from the coding sequence ATGAGAAAAGTTTTAAAAATCGTCAACAAACTCGGGATTCACGCCAGACCTGCCGCTGTTTTGGTAAAAATAGCGAATGCTTATGACTGCGATGTATTTTTCGAAAAGGACGGAATGAGGGTCAACGGGAAGAGCGTTCTCGACCTGATGATTCTTGCCGCTCCAAAAGGGACAGAGATATCAGTTGAAACGGTTGGAGAAGGGGAAAAGGAGTGCATGGGTGAAATTGAAGAAATTTTCGCGAGAGGTTTTGACGAAGAAATAGAATGA
- a CDS encoding TldD/PmbA family protein: MKELAYRAIERAKKEGAEYADIRIIQDESEMLETRNGKPSRIDYNESEGFGIRVLYDGSWGFASSSGTKPEQVDKIASLAVEIAKNSSKVRQRKVKLAKEKVWDEFWMTPYVIDPFKVPVSEKLDLLMAIDSILRKKPEIKVAICMMEFWREHQWLATSEGSFIEQIYLRSGTGYQAVAVGDHEMQVRTFPNTHRGQYLSTGYELVGSLELIENADRVRDEAIALLSAENCPTARKDIILTGTQMVLQIHESVGHATELDRVLGYEANYAGRSFATMEKVGKLRYGSEKVNLVADNTLPGGLSTARFDDDAVPAKRWHIVKNGVFSGYMTNREIAFETDQPESMGCNRAQGYSNIPIIRIANLSLMPDRGSLEDIISDTEDGILMDTNKSWSIDQMRMNFQFGVEAAWEIKKGKKTKLLKNANYQSSTVEFWNSCDRIAGPEEWKLWGVRNCGKGQPGQSAEMSHGSSPARFRNIQIGVGNDFLEKNSDLI; the protein is encoded by the coding sequence ATGAAAGAACTCGCTTACAGAGCCATCGAAAGGGCTAAAAAAGAAGGCGCTGAATACGCTGACATAAGAATAATTCAGGATGAATCCGAAATGCTCGAGACGAGAAACGGAAAACCGAGCAGGATTGATTATAATGAGAGCGAAGGTTTTGGAATAAGGGTGCTTTACGACGGATCTTGGGGCTTTGCCTCTTCGTCCGGAACTAAACCCGAACAGGTAGATAAAATTGCCTCTCTTGCCGTAGAGATAGCCAAAAATTCATCAAAAGTCAGACAGAGAAAAGTGAAACTCGCCAAGGAGAAGGTCTGGGATGAATTTTGGATGACGCCTTACGTCATAGACCCGTTCAAAGTTCCGGTTTCAGAAAAGCTGGACCTTTTGATGGCGATAGATTCAATCCTGAGAAAAAAACCGGAAATAAAAGTCGCTATATGCATGATGGAATTCTGGAGAGAGCACCAATGGCTGGCGACTTCTGAGGGAAGTTTTATCGAACAGATATATTTAAGGTCTGGCACCGGATATCAAGCTGTAGCGGTGGGCGACCACGAGATGCAGGTCAGAACCTTTCCGAACACCCACAGGGGGCAGTACCTTTCCACGGGGTACGAACTCGTAGGTTCGCTCGAATTGATCGAAAACGCCGACAGGGTTAGAGATGAAGCTATAGCGCTTTTATCTGCTGAAAACTGCCCTACGGCGAGAAAAGATATAATATTGACTGGAACTCAGATGGTCCTTCAGATACACGAATCAGTGGGCCATGCGACGGAATTGGACAGAGTACTCGGATATGAAGCGAACTACGCGGGCAGATCTTTCGCGACAATGGAAAAGGTTGGAAAACTCAGGTACGGCTCTGAAAAGGTAAACCTCGTCGCTGACAACACACTACCAGGAGGACTTTCCACCGCGAGGTTCGACGACGACGCCGTCCCCGCGAAAAGATGGCATATAGTAAAAAACGGTGTTTTTTCAGGATATATGACGAATCGTGAAATAGCTTTCGAAACAGATCAACCCGAGAGCATGGGCTGTAACAGAGCACAGGGATATTCCAACATTCCCATTATAAGAATCGCGAATCTCAGCCTCATGCCCGACAGAGGATCTCTTGAAGATATAATTTCAGATACCGAAGACGGCATACTTATGGACACCAATAAAAGCTGGTCGATAGATCAGATGCGGATGAATTTCCAATTCGGGGTTGAAGCCGCTTGGGAGATAAAAAAGGGGAAGAAAACCAAACTTCTGAAAAACGCCAACTACCAGAGTTCGACAGTCGAGTTTTGGAATTCTTGCGACCGTATAGCTGGTCCCGAAGAATGGAAACTATGGGGTGTCAGAAATTGCGGAAAAGGTCAACCCGGACAGAGCGCGGAAATGTCTCACGGCTCTTCACCCGCAAGATTCAGAAATATACAAATAGGCGTAGGCAACGATTTTCTTGAGAAAAATTCCGATTTAATATAA
- a CDS encoding urocanate hydratase, producing the protein MSDKNSKQNSITHIFEELPSRKNFKTGIRRAPKRKMPLQGREIDRALINALRYIPEKHHEELAHEFLEELLTMGRIYGYRFRPEGEIKARSVDEYEGILEARALQLNIDNNLDFDVALYPYELVTYGETGQVCQNWMQYNLIKKYLSFMKDDQTLVVMSGHPLGLFPSKKSLPRVVSTNGLLVGQWDDVENFNRAASLGVSNYGQMTAGGWMYIGPQGIVHGTYITLLNAGRKYLNIPEDKDLSGILFLSSGLGGMSGAQAKAVEIAGGIGVIAEVDESRIRTRHSQGWVKIVTGDLKNVFSEVEKHRKSEKPVSIAYHGNIVDLLEYCVKENIEVELLSDQTSCHAVYEGGYTPVGLTFSEGRQLLSNNPSVFREKVDESLKRHFSAIKKLTDRGSRFWDYGNSFMASVFEAGQKEISKNERDMTDGFIWPSYVEDIMGPVCFDRGFGPFRWVCLSGENSDLEKTDKAAMSCLDPKLSSLHRDNWVWIRDAMKNNLVVGSRARILYADEKGRMEIALLFNKMIKNGEIGPVLLGRDHHDVSGTDSPLRETANIYDGSRYTAEMSVQSFAGNVARGMTLAVLSNGGGVGIGRASNGGFGLVLDGSVEKDAIIRSALSWDVICGVARRSWAMNENAVKTASLWNEENEGKGVLTLPHQANVSYIEGIVKKQTGG; encoded by the coding sequence ATGTCCGACAAGAATTCCAAACAGAACTCAATTACCCATATTTTTGAAGAATTGCCGTCCAGGAAAAATTTCAAAACCGGTATAAGAAGAGCCCCAAAAAGAAAGATGCCGCTACAAGGGCGGGAAATTGACAGAGCTTTGATCAACGCTTTGCGTTATATACCGGAAAAGCATCACGAAGAACTCGCCCATGAATTTCTTGAAGAACTTCTGACCATGGGCAGAATCTATGGATACAGGTTCAGACCCGAAGGAGAGATTAAAGCCCGAAGCGTCGATGAATACGAGGGGATACTCGAAGCGAGGGCTCTTCAGTTAAACATCGACAACAATTTGGATTTCGACGTAGCTCTATATCCATACGAGTTGGTCACTTATGGAGAGACGGGGCAGGTTTGTCAGAACTGGATGCAGTACAATCTGATAAAAAAGTACCTCAGCTTTATGAAAGACGACCAGACTCTCGTAGTTATGTCAGGTCACCCGCTGGGGCTGTTTCCTTCAAAAAAATCGCTTCCAAGAGTCGTTTCTACAAACGGTCTTCTAGTGGGCCAGTGGGACGATGTCGAAAATTTCAACAGGGCGGCGTCACTCGGAGTTTCAAACTATGGACAGATGACCGCGGGAGGCTGGATGTATATAGGCCCCCAAGGAATAGTTCACGGAACTTACATCACCCTTCTCAACGCCGGAAGGAAGTATCTGAATATCCCGGAGGATAAGGACCTGTCGGGAATCCTTTTTTTGTCTTCAGGGCTTGGAGGCATGAGCGGCGCTCAGGCAAAAGCTGTTGAGATTGCCGGGGGTATAGGTGTAATCGCTGAAGTAGATGAGTCGAGAATCCGGACCAGACATTCACAGGGTTGGGTTAAAATCGTCACCGGCGATCTTAAAAATGTTTTTTCTGAAGTAGAGAAACACAGAAAGTCTGAAAAACCTGTTTCTATAGCTTATCACGGTAACATCGTCGATCTACTTGAATACTGCGTAAAAGAAAATATTGAAGTAGAGCTTCTTTCCGACCAGACCTCCTGCCACGCTGTCTACGAAGGCGGTTATACGCCGGTTGGACTGACATTTTCTGAAGGCAGGCAACTTCTCTCAAATAATCCTTCTGTTTTCAGAGAAAAAGTGGACGAGTCGCTAAAAAGGCATTTTTCAGCCATTAAAAAACTGACGGACAGGGGTTCGCGGTTTTGGGATTACGGCAATAGTTTTATGGCTTCCGTCTTCGAAGCCGGGCAAAAGGAGATATCGAAAAACGAAAGGGATATGACGGATGGGTTTATATGGCCCTCCTATGTCGAAGACATAATGGGACCCGTTTGTTTTGACAGAGGTTTTGGCCCTTTCAGGTGGGTGTGCCTATCTGGGGAAAATTCCGACCTCGAAAAAACCGACAAGGCCGCCATGTCTTGCCTTGACCCAAAGCTCTCTTCTCTTCACAGGGACAATTGGGTCTGGATAAGGGACGCCATGAAAAACAATCTTGTCGTAGGCAGCAGGGCGAGGATTCTCTACGCGGATGAAAAAGGCAGGATGGAGATTGCTCTTTTGTTTAATAAAATGATAAAAAACGGCGAGATAGGACCAGTGCTCCTCGGTAGAGATCACCACGATGTTTCAGGAACGGATTCTCCTTTAAGAGAGACAGCGAATATTTACGACGGAAGCAGGTACACCGCCGAAATGTCGGTACAGTCTTTTGCGGGAAACGTAGCCAGAGGCATGACCCTTGCAGTGCTTTCAAACGGAGGGGGAGTGGGCATAGGAAGGGCCAGCAACGGAGGTTTTGGACTTGTCCTCGACGGTTCGGTCGAAAAGGACGCTATAATCAGATCGGCTCTGAGTTGGGATGTGATCTGCGGTGTCGCGAGAAGGAGCTGGGCGATGAACGAGAACGCGGTGAAAACAGCTTCTCTGTGGAATGAAGAAAACGAGGGCAAGGGTGTTTTGACCCTTCCTCATCAGGCAAACGTAAGTTACATAGAAGGAATCGTCAAAAAGCAAACTGGAGGATAA
- a CDS encoding TldD/PmbA family protein encodes MIDKQKIKDFLAKSAGVETEIIIYSENNASTRFSNNSITQNVKNESIYFKLRVLEGKKTSAVSSDDLSVENLEKMRKKALEINKFAKDDSDLLPLLDKDDELTVDSAYDKKTAEMEPSMRTEIVNRCVSEAGKKGMQAAGFLRNGSSGLVIATNKGMWRENRRSHFSLSLSVMNEEGSGWASFSSSKFDQKAVEEVVKKAVEKADASRNLQTLPPGPYTVILEPAAVADLIAFLGFGGLGGLSFVENRSFMSGKLGKKIMDEKITITDDVNDDLFKACPFDFEGLETKKVVLIENGVAKAVVHDRKTAAIALTESTGHSLPQPNSHGPFPRALKVSKGSSKIEEMIKSTEKGILVTRFHYTNMLDPMRVTVTGMTRDGLFLIEKGKTTKALKNFRFTESILEAFSRVVMVGDSHKLTQGFFGGGFVTPALKIENFHFSSNTDF; translated from the coding sequence ATGATAGATAAGCAGAAGATCAAGGATTTTCTGGCAAAATCTGCCGGAGTAGAAACAGAAATAATAATTTATTCGGAGAATAATGCTTCGACTAGGTTCTCTAACAACTCGATAACCCAGAATGTGAAAAACGAGAGTATCTATTTCAAGCTCAGGGTTTTGGAGGGGAAAAAGACGTCAGCTGTTTCATCCGACGATTTATCGGTTGAAAATCTCGAAAAAATGAGAAAAAAAGCCCTGGAGATAAATAAATTCGCCAAAGACGACAGCGACCTTTTACCTTTGCTGGACAAAGACGACGAATTGACAGTCGATTCCGCTTACGATAAAAAAACAGCGGAGATGGAGCCTTCAATGAGGACCGAAATCGTTAATAGATGTGTGAGCGAAGCCGGGAAAAAAGGTATGCAAGCGGCTGGCTTTTTGAGAAATGGCAGCTCGGGGCTTGTAATAGCGACCAATAAAGGGATGTGGCGTGAGAACAGACGCAGTCATTTTTCACTTTCACTTTCGGTTATGAACGAAGAAGGCTCCGGATGGGCGAGTTTTTCATCTTCGAAATTCGACCAGAAAGCTGTGGAAGAAGTTGTAAAAAAAGCCGTTGAAAAAGCCGACGCCAGCAGAAATTTACAGACACTTCCCCCCGGTCCATACACTGTTATTCTCGAACCGGCTGCGGTCGCTGATCTTATAGCTTTTCTAGGTTTTGGAGGATTAGGAGGCCTTTCTTTTGTCGAAAACAGATCCTTCATGAGCGGGAAATTGGGAAAGAAAATAATGGATGAAAAAATCACAATCACGGACGACGTCAACGATGATCTCTTCAAGGCTTGCCCTTTTGATTTTGAAGGACTGGAGACAAAAAAAGTTGTTTTGATAGAAAACGGAGTGGCAAAAGCCGTTGTTCATGACAGAAAAACCGCCGCTATAGCCCTGACAGAATCTACAGGGCATTCTCTACCTCAGCCAAACAGCCATGGTCCTTTTCCCAGAGCTCTCAAAGTTTCGAAAGGCAGCTCGAAAATCGAAGAAATGATAAAATCAACAGAAAAGGGAATACTTGTGACAAGATTCCACTACACCAATATGCTCGACCCTATGAGAGTAACCGTTACGGGCATGACCAGAGACGGTCTGTTCCTAATCGAGAAAGGTAAAACGACAAAAGCGCTTAAAAATTTCAGGTTCACCGAAAGCATCTTGGAAGCCTTTTCTCGCGTCGTCATGGTCGGAGACAGCCATAAATTGACACAGGGCTTTTTTGGAGGCGGCTTTGTCACTCCGGCGCTTAAAATTGAAAACTTCCACTTTTCCAGCAACACGGACTTTTAG
- a CDS encoding glycine--tRNA ligase subunit alpha: MNFDSMIKSLADFWASKGCYIAHPYSSEVGAGTFNPFTFLFSLGKKPIKIAYLEISKRPKDGRYNENPLRFQQFTQFQVLLKPAPQDVRFLYIESLRSIGIKTDEHDIRFVEDDWESPTLGAQGLGWEVWLDGMEISQFTYFQQMGGLELDVVSAELTYGMERIALFSQKKNRVQELSLSEDLKWEDIYGRSESEWCKFNFDRADTKLLRDIFEIYEKESFRLLEENLVFPAYDYAIKCSHLFNLLDARGVISPDERAAYIARIRKISRNAAKIYVETEKENE, translated from the coding sequence ATGAATTTCGACTCAATGATAAAATCCCTGGCAGACTTTTGGGCATCAAAGGGTTGTTACATCGCTCACCCCTATTCTAGTGAAGTCGGAGCGGGGACATTCAACCCTTTCACTTTCCTGTTCTCTCTCGGTAAAAAACCCATAAAAATCGCATACCTTGAAATATCGAAAAGACCGAAAGACGGTAGATACAACGAAAATCCCCTGAGGTTTCAACAGTTCACACAGTTTCAGGTCCTGCTTAAACCGGCTCCTCAGGACGTCAGGTTTCTCTATATAGAGAGCTTGAGGAGTATCGGTATAAAGACAGATGAACACGATATCAGATTTGTCGAAGACGATTGGGAGTCCCCGACCCTCGGCGCTCAGGGATTGGGTTGGGAGGTCTGGCTTGACGGCATGGAAATCAGCCAGTTCACTTACTTTCAACAAATGGGAGGTCTTGAACTTGACGTTGTGTCCGCCGAGTTGACATACGGCATGGAGAGAATCGCACTGTTCTCACAGAAAAAAAACAGGGTTCAGGAATTATCTCTTTCAGAAGATTTGAAGTGGGAAGATATCTACGGCAGATCAGAGAGTGAGTGGTGCAAATTCAATTTTGACAGAGCTGACACAAAACTTCTTCGCGATATTTTTGAAATATACGAAAAAGAATCATTCAGGCTTTTAGAGGAGAATCTTGTTTTTCCCGCCTATGACTACGCCATAAAATGTTCCCACCTTTTCAACCTGCTCGACGCGAGAGGCGTTATAAGCCCCGACGAAAGAGCTGCTTACATAGCAAGGATAAGAAAAATCTCGAGAAACGCGGCGAAAATATACGTCGAAACTGAGAAAGAAAATGAATAA
- the ugpC gene encoding sn-glycerol-3-phosphate ABC transporter ATP-binding protein UgpC yields MSYLSLKNVSKVFSKTRALEPVDLEAEKGELLVIVGPSGCGKSTLLRIVAGLETPSSGEIFLEGKKINDREPSERDIAMVFQNYALYPHMKVKDNLSFALKMRKFSKKEISERVSEASGLLEIGDLLDRYPKEISGGERQRVALGRAIVRHPKLFLFDEPLSNLDAKLRVQMRSEITKLHMRIGVTMLYVTHDQTEAMTMGDRIAVMKSDKKNGLGGKIYQTGVPMDLYEKPENKFVAEFIGTPSMNFIENIVVEDGIVRVKNLQDLLKNFQPDADYADMVLGIRPEKLKVFEDQTHGERMSVELVERMGAETLVYLVKDGLKLVSKIFKPLKIKSGDLVGVEISSEDAMFFDRRDGGIVSR; encoded by the coding sequence ATGTCTTATCTTTCACTGAAGAATGTAAGTAAGGTTTTTTCAAAAACCAGGGCATTAGAACCTGTTGACCTCGAAGCGGAAAAAGGCGAACTGCTCGTAATTGTAGGGCCTTCCGGTTGCGGTAAATCTACTTTGTTGAGAATAGTCGCCGGACTCGAAACTCCGAGTTCCGGCGAGATTTTTCTGGAGGGGAAAAAAATAAACGACAGGGAGCCGTCCGAGAGGGATATCGCTATGGTGTTCCAGAATTACGCCTTGTATCCTCACATGAAGGTTAAGGACAATCTTTCTTTTGCCCTGAAGATGAGAAAATTTTCAAAAAAAGAAATTTCCGAGAGGGTGTCGGAAGCCTCGGGGTTGCTCGAAATTGGAGATTTACTTGACAGATATCCAAAAGAAATTTCGGGCGGAGAAAGACAAAGAGTGGCTCTTGGAAGAGCTATAGTGAGGCATCCGAAGCTTTTCCTTTTTGACGAACCCCTGTCAAATTTAGACGCGAAATTGAGAGTTCAGATGAGAAGCGAAATCACCAAACTCCACATGAGAATTGGGGTGACGATGTTGTATGTCACACACGATCAGACAGAAGCGATGACCATGGGAGACAGAATCGCGGTTATGAAATCCGACAAAAAAAACGGTTTGGGCGGGAAAATTTATCAGACTGGGGTTCCAATGGACTTGTATGAAAAGCCCGAGAATAAATTCGTCGCTGAATTCATAGGTACACCTTCGATGAATTTCATAGAAAACATAGTTGTTGAAGACGGAATTGTGCGCGTCAAAAATTTGCAAGATTTACTCAAAAACTTTCAACCTGACGCAGATTACGCGGACATGGTGCTCGGAATAAGACCTGAGAAACTGAAAGTGTTCGAGGATCAAACCCACGGTGAAAGGATGAGTGTTGAACTCGTCGAGAGAATGGGGGCGGAAACGCTTGTTTATCTTGTCAAAGACGGATTAAAACTTGTTTCAAAAATTTTTAAACCTTTGAAAATAAAAAGCGGAGATTTAGTTGGAGTCGAAATCAGCTCGGAAGACGCGATGTTTTTCGACAGGAGGGACGGCGGCATAGTTTCTCGATGA